Sequence from the Hamadaea flava genome:
CCCCGTGTTCAGGATACTGCATCTGAGTTCCAAGATACTGTACCTACGGGAGAAATCAAGCATGACGAGCCACAACCCGGCCCCACAGCAGGATGTCCAATTCTGCCTCGACGGCATCGGCGTATCCCGGCCTGGCTGGCAGACCCTCATCGTCGCCGCCACCGCCGACAGCATGGCCAGCCCGCAAGACGTCTGGACACTATGGAGTGACCTGGCCAGCTGGCCGTCCTGGTCGCCGCTGCACCGGTCCACTGAGTGGACCGGGCCGCCCGGATTCACCGCCGGGGCGACCTTCGACCAGACCCTCAGCCTGGGCTTCCCCGCCGGGACCACCACCGACCACGTCACCGTCGCCATCGCCGAGCCGACTCAGCGCGCCTCCTGGTCCGGCGACGCCAACGGCGTACGGTCCTGCCACCTGTGGACCTTCACCGCGCTCGCGGGCGGCGGAACCCGCATCGGCAACACGGAAGTGTTCAACGGCACCGTCATCGGACTGACCAAACCGATGCTCGCCGCACGGTGGCGCCGACAGTTCCAGCAGGCCGCCGTAGCGCTTGCCCAGCTGGCAGTGCCGGCCGGTCGTTGACAAGGCTTGCCGGAGTGCGGTGTTCGCTGGGTGTCAGCCGATCGCCCAGCGAACTCAACTACATGTCGTTTCGAGATGGCTGCGGCTAGGAGCTACGAACGCGCTGTGACGCAATGCTTCGCCACAGTCCCAGGTCGATCATCCACGACCTCGGCATGAGAGGCTCGCCGGCCAAACTCGACAACCTTCCGGCACAGAGCGCCGCAACCACAGCATCAGCCGACGCGCCCGCCATCACTATGGATACGGCGACGGCTTGCGCGGCCCTCGGCCCCGCCGCGCGACCTGCCGCCGCAAACGCTGATCGATTAGGTTCCACGGATGGCCGTATCCACTCCAGCAGACCCATCACCTGAAGCACGCGTCCGACTGCAGGCTGGACGTCTCGTAGCCACAACGTTCCACCTGCAGCGTGAGCCCGGCGGCGTGCGTTGACCAGCACGGCGATCCCAGCCGAATCGACGAACGGAACCTGGCTCATCTCGACCACGACGTGGCCACCGCGGTCGACAGCCGCCGCGAGCTGGTCGCGGGTCTGCTGAAACCCCGCGACTTGCGCTGAACCGATCAACGCGTCGTCCTCCTGCGCCCAGGGGTGGGCAGCAACGGTGCGGCTCCGCCTACTCCTCGACGCGGACTCCTTCCGCGTCCGTGTTGCTGTGCGGATCCGGCTGCCCCGATCGAGCCAGAGCTGCACGTACGCTGCGCCAGGCGGCTCGTGCGATGGCTCCCGCCGCCATGGCGGTAAATATCGGCTGCAGCACGGGTGACATCACCAGTGCTCCGCATACGGGGGCGATGCAGGCCACGGCCACCCACCACACAACGGTCCGACGGGGAGCCGCCAGCAGCGATACGCCCACTGCGAAGCCCTCGGCCAGGGCGTGAGCGGCGAATCCCGCGATGGCGGCGGGTGAGATGACCAGGGTCAGCATCGCGCCCTCGACGAACCGGTGTACGCCGATCGCAGTGGCAGCGGAGCCGTACGACAGCGAACCGAGCACGGCTGCCAGGGCGTACCCGGCAACGGCGGCGACGAGGCCTGCGATCGACCAGATCTCGGCGACCAGATCCAGCACCAGCAAGCTCAGCACGACCCCTGCGGCACCGTGTAGCCATCGGGCGGGGAACCGGGTCGAACGGGCCAAGGCGGCCCCGCCCAGGGTCGCACCCGCCAGGAGTGCGACCCCGGCCAGCGTCAGCTGCGGCACGGCCGTCTCAGCAACCGCAGTCGCACGTCTTCGCCGAATTCTCCTCGGTGAAGAACGGAGCGTTGGCGAAGACGGCGACCGAGCGGCCCTTCGGCTCCTCCCACTGCTCCTGGCGGCCGAGCGCAGTCAGATCGAGGAAACCGTAGGCACCGCCGAGATGATCGGTTCCGCGGGCGTACGCGGAGTAGGTGTGGAAGATGCCGTCCGGCGTACGCAGGAAGCAGCTCATGCCTGAGATTTCCGATGCCTGCTCGGCGACCTCGGCCATACCCGCAGCCCGCAGCTCATCCGCGTCGCGATAGTTGAACACCACCGGTGTCACGGCGGGGTCAAGCGAGGCGTGATAGTCGTAGTTGAAGGTGGAGCCGGCCGACGAATACCAAGACAGGAAGTCCCAGCCGCGCTTGTCGCGGTAGTCGGCCAACTTCGGATAAGGCGCCCGGGAGATGGCCGCGAACGCGGTGTTGCGATGCGCCAAGTGGTCGAGGAACTGCGCGTTCAGCTCGTCCAGCCCGCCGGTGCAGCCGGGGCAGGCGTCCTCCCACGCCGGGTCGAACATGACGTGCTGCACTATCAGCTGGGTATGCGGCCCGAACAAGTCGGCCAGCCGCACTTCGCCGTCCGGGCCGGTGAAGACATAGTCGGTCTCCACCCGGACCATCGGCAGGCGCCGCCGGTCGGCGTTGAGCGCGTCGCGCCGCCGGGTGAGTTCCTTCTCCCGAATCAGCAACGTCTTGCGAGCGGTCAACCACTGCTCGCGTGAAACGATCTCGGGCAGGCTCATCGGGTTCCTCCTTCATGGGTTACACCTCAACGACGAACGGGACCCGCTCAGCTGGACAACCGCCGACAGAATTCTTCGTTCGACTCCCGCCGCACCGCACCTGACCCTCGCCCCGTCCCTCGTGCAAGGATTCAGGGATGGCGAAGAAGGAATCTCCCTCGACCTCGGAGCCCTCACTGAGCGCCCGGCTCCTCGACGAGATGTACCGCCAGGCCACGCTGGCCGAACAGGCGATGTCGCTGGCACGCGACGCCCTCGCCGAGGGAGACCTTGCCAAAGGACAGGCCTACGCGCAGATGTCCTGCGCGCTGTCACAGATGGCGACCGTCTACGGACAGCATCTCGTGACGGAAGAAATAGGCACGCTGAGCGACCGGATCACTCAACTGGCCGGGATCGTCGCACGTCGCGGAGCGTTCTAACCGCCGCCTTAGTACGCAATCCATGAGTCGTACGTCGATGTCCGTAGATCCAGCCTCGTGATCGCGGCAAGAGACTGGGAGCAAACATCACCGTCCGCTCTGCATGAACGTCAAGGCCCTGACGGTGGACGGTGTAGCTGCGGTCGGGGCCGAACTCGAAGGTTGCCGAGGCGTCCGACCCCGCAGTGGGTGCGCAGGCGCCGGAATAGCCATCAATGAGACACACCCCCGAGCCGCCCCCCGAACCAGCCCGAAGCGGCCACCCAGACAGTGCCGCCTCCGCCCATCGGCATGAACAGGCACGCGCACACAGCCGGGAGCCGATCTCCACCACGAGATCGCCTCCCGGCCGTCGAACTGCCGATCTTCTCAACTTTCATCGTTCCTGGCGCTCGCACGGCGACCGGAAGCGACGAGCAAGCCGGTCAGAAGGTGCGTCCCCTACTAGAGCGGTCGTTGCCCCAGATCGTGGGGTTCTCTGCGAGCGGGCTCCTGGACACACGTCCTGCAGCCATGTTCGCAGTAAAGCTGTTGAGCGTCGACGTCGCCACCGAGACGACCGCCTTCAAGCAGTCGTTATTCGGTACGCCCTTATAGCCGTAGCAGCCGTTGATCACCTGCATGGAGTTCGCCATCGTGCCGGATATTCCGCACATCAAAGCCTCGCCGGTGGCGCACATGGCGACGTCATAGGAGTCGGACAACGCTCGGCTGTACCCGTTGCATCCCCGGTACTTCTCGGAGCTTTCGCAGGTGCTGTTGGTGCAGGCGTACCCGCCGGCTTGGCAGCCGACGCTGGTGTCCATGCCGCTGCCGCTGCATCCGGCCACCCCCGCACTGCATTGGGTTTCATACAGTTCGCTCGGGTCGGACTTGGCCAGCGGGCTGTTCGACGCGTACGCGTACCCGTTGAGTTGTTGGGGGTTGAGGTAGTTGGCGACCGGGTCCGCGGAGATGAACCGGCCCACAGTCGGGTCGTACTCGCGGGCGCCGACCGTAGTGAGCGCGACGTCGGGGTAGCTTTCGTCGACCTCGTGCTCGCAGGCTCCCACAACGGGCTAGGCGAATTCGACCTCGCGGCCAGATACGCACAGGCTGCAGTCGACGCCTACGGCGCGATGCCGTGGCCGGCCCGGAGCGATCTGGCACTGGTCACTCTCGCCGACGCATACGCCGGCCTCGGCGACATCGCAGCCGCACAGAAACACCGCGCACAAGCAGATCAGATCGCAACAATGATCAACCAACGCGAAGGGCCCAAGTCGAAGTCCTACACCTGCGCGGCTCCCACGCTATGCGCCCCTATGCGTCCAGCACTTCGTCTGGCGAACCCGACCCGTAGCAGCTCGGGCCGATGAGGCAATGGAACACAGCGGTCCAGAGTTCGACGACTCACAGCCCTGTGTGAGGCGGCAAGGGCCTTGGAGAAGGTAAGCGAGCGCAACGACGCCGCCGACGCCGAGGACAAGCTCTGAGGCGACCAGCAATAGCCGGTAGTCAGTTGACTGCTATGGATCGGACCGCGTCATCGGCCAGCTGAGAGCGCTACTGACTCGGCCTGCGTCGATAGGTTCCTGTTGAAGAACCGCGCGGCAGAATCGCGATCCATGCAGGCACGTTGGAGAGACAGGTGGGGCCAACCCACAACGCTGATCCTTTGCCGGGCTCCGGAGGGATGGCGGTATGCGACCTACATGTCCCAGGGGTCATGGATGGGCGCCTCGCGGATCTATCGGCCGAAGCGGACGAGTGTCAGGCGCAAGGCGCTCTGGTGGAGATCGTGCGAAAGCCGGCTGACCAGGTCGGGTTCAAAGTCCTGCACCGTAGATGGGTCGTGGAGAGAACCCTGTCGTGGATCACCCGCTGCCGGCGCACGGTCCGCGACTACGAGCGCCATCCCGAACACCACGCCGCGACGGTCCAGTGGGCCATGGTCATCGTCATGATTCGGCGCCTAGCCCGTTACCAACGCGCCGGTCGACAGCAACCTGACCAGAGGCGATCACCTGTCCGTTGGGGTAAAAGTAAGGATCTCGCCGATCCAGGGCTATCACCCGCGGCATTGGGCTCGCCCTGGTGAACGCTTCGCCCAAGCCTGCGACGAGAACGGACGGGGCGAGCGGACCGTGGATCTAGTAGTGCTGGAGCTTTCCAGTTCCCACGCCGTCGTCACGGGTTCAGGCGGCGACCAGATCCGCCCGGACGACATCGTGTCCCGTGAACGTCGTAGCCGACTTGATCAGGCGTGAGTGGATTGAGATCCGTGAGCCCACGGAGTGTGGAACAACGTCGAGCAGATGACCGCCGAGCAGATCACGGCCACGCCGGCCGATCCGGATGCATGGCTTCGCGATGAGGAGGGCGCCCGGCGGATGATCATGATCATGGCGACCGATCGCTGGGATGACCTGGCCAGCCATTGATCCGCCAGTGCGGTGGCACCCAGCGGTCGCCGTGTATTACTTCTGGAGAGGAAACCCGGTCATGACGGTGAGGTCGAAGGTCGCCCTGCTCGCGGCGATCTGGCCTGACGCCTGCTGGGAAGGCATGTCGGTCGGTCTCCGCGCGGGCCTGGCGCAACCGCCGTGCAGCGGTCACAGCCGCACCGACCGTTGTTACTCCGTGCGGTAGAAGCTTTCGCCGGCGTGTTCGGCGTCGGTGTACACCTTGGTGGTCCCGTCGGGATACACCGCGAACGGCAGAATCACACCATCAGGGCATGGGTGAAGGAACATCAGCGTCGACCCCACGACGACGAACGAGTTCGCCCTCGCGGTGGCA
This genomic interval carries:
- a CDS encoding SRPBCC family protein: MTSHNPAPQQDVQFCLDGIGVSRPGWQTLIVAATADSMASPQDVWTLWSDLASWPSWSPLHRSTEWTGPPGFTAGATFDQTLSLGFPAGTTTDHVTVAIAEPTQRASWSGDANGVRSCHLWTFTALAGGGTRIGNTEVFNGTVIGLTKPMLAARWRRQFQQAAVALAQLAVPAGR
- a CDS encoding STAS domain-containing protein — translated: MQLWLDRGSRIRTATRTRKESASRSRRSRTVAAHPWAQEDDALIGSAQVAGFQQTRDQLAAAVDRGGHVVVEMSQVPFVDSAGIAVLVNARRRAHAAGGTLWLRDVQPAVGRVLQVMGLLEWIRPSVEPNRSAFAAAGRAAGPRAAQAVAVSIVMAGASADAVVAALCAGRLSSLAGEPLMPRSWMIDLGLWRSIASQRVRSS
- a CDS encoding DUF899 domain-containing protein, which codes for MSLPEIVSREQWLTARKTLLIREKELTRRRDALNADRRRLPMVRVETDYVFTGPDGEVRLADLFGPHTQLIVQHVMFDPAWEDACPGCTGGLDELNAQFLDHLAHRNTAFAAISRAPYPKLADYRDKRGWDFLSWYSSAGSTFNYDYHASLDPAVTPVVFNYRDADELRAAGMAEVAEQASEISGMSCFLRTPDGIFHTYSAYARGTDHLGGAYGFLDLTALGRQEQWEEPKGRSVAVFANAPFFTEENSAKTCDCGC
- a CDS encoding RHS repeat-associated core domain-containing protein; protein product: MGACEHEVDESYPDVALTTVGAREYDPTVGRFISADPVANYLNPQQLNGYAYASNSPLAKSDPSELYETQCSAGVAGCSGSGMDTSVGCQAGGYACTNSTCESSEKYRGCNGYSRALSDSYDVAMCATGEALMCGISGTMANSMQVINGCYGYKGVPNNDCLKAVVSVATSTLNSFTANMAAGRVSRSPLAENPTIWGNDRSSRGRTF